The following coding sequences are from one Xiphophorus couchianus chromosome 7, X_couchianus-1.0, whole genome shotgun sequence window:
- the ndufa10 gene encoding NADH dehydrogenase [ubiquinone] 1 alpha subcomplex subunit 10, mitochondrial gives MALTVVRFLFPARTTAVRAGSVVQKAGIHSSPGRSLEYGWWAYILGERTTPRFKQYSKIITIDGNLASGKGALAQKLADKLGMLYMPEADTFYVDRMTGEKEPLPRDFNGMCSLEKFYADPKAADGNSYRLQLWMYTMRLLQYSDAIEHLLATGQGVILERSPFSDMVFLDAMFNQGYIRKECVNHYNEIKTISICEFLPPHLVLYIDQPAEEVQKKLKQSGKPHLQNVSLQYLKSIEDSYKKTFLPSIRETSELLVYDTTQTQDVERVVEDIEYLKFDKGPWLEQDDISYHYMRKLVQDKQRIGSLTHIPVFLPEITIGAHDYDQKYYAYRALPGKNYARGYNADVGDKYIWLK, from the exons ATGGCTCTGACGGTGGTCCGGTTCCTCTTCCCAGCGAGAACAACTGCTGTCAGAGCGGGGAGCGTTGTTCAGAAG GCAGGTATCCATTCGAGCCCAGGGCGGAGCCTGGAGTATGGCTGGTGGGCATACATTCTGGGAGAGAGGACCACACCGCGGTTCAAGCAGTACAGCAAAATTATCACAATTGATGGCAACCTAGCCTCAGGGAAAGGAGCGCTGGCCCAGAAGCTGGCTGACAAACTGG GGATGCTGTACATGCCAGAGGCTGACACCTTCTACGTGGACAGGATGACTGGTGAGAAGGAGCCTCTCCCTCGTGACTTTAATGGCATGTGCAGCCTGGAGAAGTTCTACGCAGACCCTAAAGCTGCTGATGGCAACAGCTACAGGCTGCAGCTGTGGATGTACACCATGAGGCTGCTGCAGTACTCGGATGCCATCGAGCACCTGCTCGCCACAG GCCAAGGAGTAATCCTGGAGCGCTCTCCATTCAGCGACATGGTCTTCCTGGATGCCATGTTTAACCAGGGCTACATCAGGAAGGAAT GTGTGAATCACTACAATGAGATCAAAACCATCAGCATCTGTGAGTTCCTCCCTCCTCACCTTGTGTTGTACATCGACCAACCAGCAGAGGAGGTGCAGAAGAAGCTCAAGCAGAGCGGGAAG ccCCACCTGCAGAACGTTTCCCTGCAGTATCTGAAGAGCATAGAGGATTCCTACAAGAAGACTTTCCTCCCTAGCATCCG AGAAACCTCTGAACTGCTGGTCTATGATACGACCCAAACTCAGGACGTTGAGAGG GTGGTGGAGGACATAGAGTACCTGAAGTTTGATAAGGGGCCGTGGCTGGAGCAGGACGACATTAGCTACCACTACATGAGAAAACT AGTGCAGGACAAACAGAGGATCGGCTCGCTCACCCACATACCTGTGTTCCTGCCGGAGATCACCATCGGTGCCCACGACTACGACCAGAAGTACTACGCTTACAGAGCG ctgcctGGGAAGAATTATGCTCGTGGCTACAATGCAGATGTTGGAGACAAGTACATCTGGCTCAagtga